In the Plasmodium sp. gorilla clade G2 genome assembly, chromosome: 12 genome, agataaaaaaatatatatttctataatatataataataataataaaataataaggccatatactatttatattttcaatgttttcattttatatataaatataatattttcatactTCATTCTACAAAttaaatatctatatattttattataaaaaaccataatatgaattaaaaatcctttatataaataaaatgtatcTTATTTTTaggaatatttattaaatacaaataaataaattaaaaaaaaaaaaaaaaaaaaaaaaaaaaaaaaaagtgttgatcacatattatatatatatatattatatatatattatatttataggataaaaaaaaatatatttataaatatatgaaaataagatgaattaaaaattttaaaatattaaaatttcataatattttttctaaaataTACTATGTATGTGTGTCAgttcttttatttaaagatatatttaaaaaacaaacaaatatataaataaataatattatctttttataataatatatatggtatccttttttttccagtaaaatatatacatatatattgcaTTCATTTCTTATTCtcaatataaacatatttatttttgtatatattattttattatctttataatttttcaatGGGTTTCATACCTAAGAGTTCCATACATaactgaaaaaaaaaaaaaaaaaaaaaatatacatacaaatataatatatatatatatatatatatatttttgttataccTTTAATAACGATTTCGTTATTGAACATAAAAGTAATCGCgacttttcattttcattatttaaaactTTGCAGTTTTCATAAAAAGCTGTAAAGGTAGTGGTTAAATCGTACATATATTCTGCAagtctataaaaaaaaaaaaaaaaaaaaaaaaagaataaatgaaataatgcATAATAGAATGaaattttgtatttataaaaaaatatatatatatatttttttttttttcttacttATGAACTagcatattttttaatatataataaaagatatcTGGGAATTTCAAAATATGTAATCCTAAATTTATTTCGTAAATGCTAGTTAAACTTAACTCAtctaaaataaaaggaaatgaaatatacacatatatattacatacatattacatatatattatatatatatatattattatatacagaactttttatattgaaattatatttttatataaattcaaaatatatataattatgtgtatatatatcatgtatttatatgttttagaACCTTTTGATATATCTTCCACATTTATGGTGGATTTTCTAAAAATTGAACATATTCTTGAATaaccatatattatatatatacccgTATTTcctgaaaaaataataaataaatataaatatatacatatatgatatgtataatatataatttttttttttttttttttttttaaacactttatatatttagtaATATGTCTTTTTTATAAGATACCTTTTACATTTaacatattatcatatgaaaATTTATAGTCTGAGTTTCTGTGCTGTTTTAAGTCGAAGTATTTTATGGCGCTAACACATAAGGATTCACTTAATTGGTCTATATCTACatctaaaatataaaaatgaaatatatatatatatattaactcACATACATAGaacatcaaaatatatatatttttttttttttttttttttttacttttgaAGTAGCTCTTTTCTTCTTCACTTTTTGTTTCAATTCTCTGCAACAAGTCGCGCTTTGCTCTTTCTGTTCCTtcattaattaaattaatcaATTTAACAGTTGTTCCACTTCgtgttttaaattttttattatcttcatttaaaACTAAACCAAATCCTACATGCATTAACTTTGCATTTTTATCTCCCCAATtcgtttttttaattaaatcaaAAAGCGTTTCAAAATGTGTTAGTTGACCAATATcagtaacatatataatacaattgCAATTTAATTGTGTTAATCTATAATGCAATGCAGCTACATCTGTAGAATCATAACCATATCCACCATTAgatttttgtaaaaataatgGTACTTTAAAATTTTCTGATTGATAACATAATGCATCTCCTATATTTGTTAATAATTTACTTTCCTTTAACAAATCCATAACATTCGATAACGTAGGTACATAGAATGATTCACCAACAtactttaattttatatctaatatgttatataactTATCAAATTCTTTTTTACTACTTTCACATAATTTATTCCATATGAATTTACAATCTTCATCATTGTTTTGTAATTTAATTGCATTTTCTTTGGATGATTTTTCAAATTCTTTATCGGCatcatacatttttttaGATTCCTGATATAAACTTGTTAAATTACTTAAATCAGGCATTTCTTCTTTAAAATTCGGATAAtgtgtttttatataatttataatcatACCAAATTGAGTACCCCAATCACCTACATGATTAACTCGATgtgtattaatttttaaaaattcaaataCTCTACATATACTGTCACCTATTATAGTTGATCGTAAATGACCAACATGCATCTCTTTAGCTATATTTGGTGAAGAAAAATCAACCAATACATTACCATAATTTTCATTAGTTTcctttatatcatttatatttatacttatatctatatttttaccattaaacaatttttttaatgatgTCTCAATATACTCCTTTGATAACTTCACTGTTATAAAACCTTGTGGTGatgattttatttcatcaaaTATAGTTTCGTTTATATTGGAAATTATAAATTCTGATATTTTTTGGGCATTTTCATACTTTAATTcctttccatattttttataaatatttatagcGTTATtgcctaaaaaaaaaaaaaaaaaaaatacatacacacatatatatatatatatatatataagatatatttcatatatacgtctattataacatttacatataattataacagcatatatattttatttattatattattttatttatattaatatatttcttattttaataaaatttttttggctagcattcatatttttgtatGAACGGGTcaggtaaaaaaaataaataaaaaaaaaaaaataaatatatatatatatatatatatatataatattacattgAAAATGTCCAAATTTAAGATTGGCATATGTAACAATAGCATCTTCACAAATAGAAGGGAAACATTTTTGAATAGAATTTTGAAATATGGTTTTTATCTTCTTTGTTAAACATTCCATTGTTATCAAACAAAAGTAATGTgacaattaaaaaatatacaaagggacaaaaaaatatatacataaatatatatatatatattaaatttataatagtCTAGGTagttgaataaaaaaaaataatggtattataatatatatatatatatatatgataatgttAAGATAATATCCAcaacaatatataaacatgtgtataatataagagcaaaatatattacaataaaaaaaagaactacaacgataattaaaataataataatatgtatatattaaaatttaaaaataagttgacatttcaatatattattatttttttttttaaataaaaatatttatatacatacatacatatatatatatatatatatatatatatggaaaataaaaaaaaaaaaatttttgtaggatatatttgaaaaaaatataaaaatatatttttacaagttaaaaaaaaaattggtcaaaaaaatatttgaaaaaaagatttatttatatattgatatatgttaaattaaaattaaattaaggaaaatttaaaataaaattaatttatggatgaattaaaaaaaaaagaaaaagaaaaagaaattatttttgatagtataaattttatcatagattaaatttaaaataaaaatttttattattaaaatataagaaatataaaatttagttattatatttatatataataaaataagaatgtttcttctttctttttgtggcttgtattttatatatatatatataatatatatattttatacgaaagactataatatatttatatatatttattaattatataatatatgtaataaattattttgtgtttatatgtatttttttttatttatcatgTTACCCAAGGAAAACAAATtcccatataaatataaaatgctatgctttctttaaaaatacatattattatattaaataagaaatttatattttttattttttttttttgctttttatgtaaaatgtaatatttttattggttaaaaaatatatacatatatatataaatttaatttatttttttaaatatgaaattattatgtataaagatgatataataatagatatataatatatatatattatacatgttaatttatatatatatattttttttgttgtaaaaaatataagatccttttaatataatatagtgTATAATTAGATCAATACtattattaatgataattaaaaagaaaaaaaaaaaaacatatttatttgtaattatgatatatactttattatatatttatatgtgtattttttttttttttttttttttttttatgcatTTTTTCGAAGCTTTAATATTGTAGACATAATATTTTCCAGATcttcataattatcatcgtcttcttcattttccgtacttttttctaataatttaatatttttttctgatGATGTATCATATGTTTTGtcatcttttattatatcatgtTCATGagtaattatttttacatcattatcattttttttatttatgataCGTTTATCAACTTCCATAAAActgattttattattattatggtcTTTACTTCTATGCATTccattataaatatcattattattgtcattatcatttatttttttactaaTCATTTGTGTTGTTTTTATTGTATAATCATTATTCGTTTTATATTTTGGATCTTGCGTATCACAATTTTGAGAAATATCACTTTCTTGTTCCCCATCACTTGATGAAATACTGGTCTCCTTAGAATaatcataaataataatattttcttcatctttaTTTGTACATTGTATATCACACTTATTTAAAAGCTCTGTTGTTATCATATTATGTACACTTTTTGTATTGTTTATTAGACTATCCAATtcatcaatatatttatcatcattagataaattatcatttttatataacaaatattgTGAATCGTTTCTTatgaaatttatattttccttactgttattttttttgcaaCTATTTGATAGATtggatttatttatattataattattattatatatatattcatgatTCATtccaatattaatatttttattgctcgaatattttttataatcattacTACTAATAGGGTTGACAATTTGATTAAATGAtgattcatttttatgtatgATATTATCTTTTAACATACAAACATTTTTCTTATGATGCTGATCATtatgttgtatatatttattatgaaatGTATTAGtttgataatttatattttcattgtaaccataatttaaaaatatgttatcatcattattagtTTCTTCAACCTTTTTGTCAAATAGGgaatgatttatattatatggagtatttttattattacttatgctatattttatatctccttttgttaataatatatatttacttttttgtATATGATCATTACTGATATCATTATGTTCCACGTGATAATTCTTATGATCATATGTGTTATCACATTCTTGTAACATATCAggtgatatattttttttcaatttaataataatttcatttttttcttttaactctttttcatattgaactataatatcatttttttgaataCAGCCCACTTTtaaattttcaatttttttttttaaatttatattttctttcattaaataattaataacatTCAAATATTTGTTTAACATTAATTTAGCATTTACCTTTTGATTAGTAGAATAATCAAttattaattctttatttattaatttcataACATCATTGTTTATCTTGttattgtttttcttttcttcctTTACCTTTTCTTGTAGTTTTGTAGTAAATGATGTAATAAtagattttttatttttactcaTGCTTATTATGATAAAAGAGTAATATTCTCTTCCTTTgtctttcttttcttctttctttttttttttttttttttttgataacaTAAAGGTTTTTATTGATATTCTTTATTACTTATTCTTAAGAAATTTAAAAGGAGATGTTgaatgtataataaaaaaaaaaaaaaaaaaaaaaaaaatagatattaatatattaacaaatgtatataaatgatttataaatagaaaaacaaaatggtttacgaaaaaaataatgcaattaaaaaaaatatatatatatatttttccataACAAGAAatagtttttatttttttattttctataatattaaaaaaaaaaattatatttttattatataatcctttgtctaataataaataccatgtcatatcatattatattatattatttttttttgtgatgaACGATTTGTCTATCCATCTTATATGTCAGTGCAACATATACCTATTCCTAGATTATTCTCTGAAGAATATGGtaatatgatattattaacatCTAAAGAAAATTTTCTTAGAACACTATATACTCCAATATATAATTCCATCTTATTAcataaatgataattattaggACAAGATAATATAGCTGTATTCATATCACAATGGAAACatccaaaatatataaaagaaggcTCAATACCACTTAAGGTAGCTGAGGCTTCACTTTGTATTTGATCAGTGCCTATacttaaattatatatctttaattCATCTAATAAAAAAGGGAAATCACAAGAATCTACAGAATAGGGGGCTCCACCAATATATATAGGGGAATCATTTGTTTTTGTAATaccttaaaaaaatatataatatatatatttattattttatggaataataaatatgttctatatgttatatatgttatatatgttatatatgtacatataataaatattgtgtaaatataatataatcatgaaatatattttatctttttaatatttttataacctTCAGTCAAAAAACTTGAATCTAAGATTCCATCAACAAATAGTCTTACATGGTTTATATGTCTAACgacttataataataaaatgatatatatgtatgtatatttatgtgtgtatacattttaattatatttttatataatataacgtACTTGCCATATGATACCATTGATGATGccttaatttaaaattactTAAAAATTCTTCACCggctatatatatacatattaaacatatatatatatatatatatatatatatatatatatcaatgatttatataagaaTCATATCATTTTcctatttaatttttatataattgtagGTATTAATATTACCAGAGTTTGTACTTGATGAAGTACTCAACACAATTTTGATTCTTCCACTCTAtcattaaaagaaaagaaaattttcttattttttattcacgTATAAAATGGATACACATaagagatatatataaatttttgtgAATTATGTGTATTTGAATGgattttttccctttttaaataatatatatatatatatatatatatatatatttgtttatttatttatatttatttaattttactttagtatttattaaaatagcTGGAGAGGATTCCTGAATTTTATCCTTTATAATGCCCTTCACGACAATTATTAAAATGGATAATTGATATGTTAGAATATtcagaaataaaataataattaatataggTTTTTACCTTATGTATTACAGGACAGAATTTTtcttccatattatttttcctttaaaATGTAGAGGATatataagtaaatatatatatatatatatatatatatatattaatgtgctgattttatttttttatacctaGATATTTCATCTTGTAgtagatatataaaaaaggtaTATGAAAAATCAACACTCTTGAAATATTCATCAGAAtgtggtatatatatataattttgccTGAACAATGCAGAATTTCCACTTCCTCCAAATCCAGATGAAGCAAAAAATTTTCCATGGGCATGATTCCTATTACCAGTAGCATCAACAGGCATTAAACTATCAAAAGAGATATGTGTAGAAATACCTATAtagaaagaatatataatatgcaataaacatataaatattttatgtactCTCTATGGATgagataattataataacaaaatttaaaacaattataaaaatcataACATTTTAACCGTATGGTTTTGCAGatggtaataatattttttgtccATTGTTAATACATATAGAGGTATCTATAGAAACATCACATTCTGGTGGTTTCAGACTTAGATCACATTT is a window encoding:
- a CDS encoding arginine--tRNA ligase, putative yields the protein MECLTKKIKTIFQNSIQKCFPSICEDAIVTYANLKFGHFQCNNAINIYKKYGKELKYENAQKISEFIISNINETIFDEIKSSPQGFITVKLSKEYIETSLKKLFNGKNIDISININDIKETNENYGNVLVDFSSPNIAKEMHVGHLRSTIIGDSICRVFEFLKINTHRVNHVGDWGTQFGMIINYIKTHYPNFKEEMPDLSNLTSLYQESKKMYDADKEFEKSSKENAIKLQNNDEDCKFIWNKLCESSKKEFDKLYNILDIKLKYVGESFYVPTLSNVMDLLKESKLLTNIGDALCYQSENFKVPLFLQKSNGGYGYDSTDVAALHYRLTQLNCNCIIYVTDIGQLTHFETLFDLIKKTNWGDKNAKLMHVGFGLVLNEDNKKFKTRSGTTVKLINLINEGTERAKRDLLQRIETKSEEEKSYFKNVDIDQLSESLCVSAIKYFDLKQHRNSDYKFSYDNMLNVKGNTGIYIIYGYSRICSIFRKSTINVEDISKDELSLTSIYEINLGLHILKFPDIFYYILKNMLVHKLAEYMYDLTTTFTAFYENCKVLNNENEKSRLLLCSITKSLLKLCMELLGMKPIEKL
- a CDS encoding secreted ookinete protein, putative, giving the protein MLLHPYKIWYLILLWLYIYNQYKCDLSLKPPECDVSIDTSICINNGQKILLPSAKPYGISTHISFDSLMPVDATGNRNHAHGKFFASSGFGGSGNSALFRQNYIYIPHSDEYFKSVDFSYTFFIYLLQDEISRKNNMEEKFCPVIHKGIIKDKIQESSPAILINTKSGRIKIVLSTSSSTNSAGEEFLSNFKLRHHQWYHMAIVRHINHVRLFVDGILDSSFLTEGITKTNDSPIYIGGAPYSVDSCDFPFLLDELKIYNLSIGTDQIQSEASATLSGIEPSFIYFGCFHCDMNTAILSCPNNYHLCNKMELYIGVYSVLRKFSLDVNNIILPYSSENNLGIGICCTDI